The Arachis hypogaea cultivar Tifrunner chromosome 16, arahy.Tifrunner.gnm2.J5K5, whole genome shotgun sequence genome contains a region encoding:
- the LOC140180183 gene encoding uncharacterized protein — MAQQDEQKFQQLFQPVGKKRHGEFTKDDEGLWRYKGRICIPNVGEQRNTLFSKTPSPHSLLQAHRAAIHHCLRHHAGGWTDPAPSSSSWCSAATVVHVYSSVLTLSMKLKADGDAEGSSTLHVTSVLPLVPPLWSAFLALCSALLCLNSGHLGQKYKMSDEDGEGDDVDAMEDEDTGEVSVLGPNVVAETTEKIKKIRERILTAQSRQKSYANQRRKPLEFEVGEHLFLRVTPTTGIGREIKTKKLNPRYIGPFEILRRFGPVAYQVGLPPHLSNLYDVFRVSQLRKYMSDAAHVLEPESVELRENLTFQVTLMRIHDTSVKKL; from the exons ATGGCTCAGCAAGATGAACAAAAGTTTCAGCAATTATTTCAACCAGTTGGCAAGAAGAGGCATGGAGAGTTCACTAAGGATGATGAAGGGTTGTGGAGATATAAGGGGAGAATTTGTATACCGAATGTCGGGG AACAAAGAAACACTCTCTTCTCCAAGACTCCAAGCCCTCACTCTCTTCTCCAAGCCCATCGTGCCGCCATCCACCATTGTCTGCGCCACCACGCCGGAGGCTGGACGGATCCCGCGCCATCTTCTTCCTCGTGGTGCAGTGCTGCCACCGTCGTTCATGTCTACTCCTCAGTCCTCACTTTGTCGATGAAGCTGAAGGCTGACGGCGATGCTGAAGGTTCCTCGACGCTTCACGTCACTTCTGTTCTTCCCCTCGTTCCTCCCCTTTGGTCTGCGTTCCTCGCCCTCTGTTCTGCACTTCTGTG tttaaattctgGTCATCTg ggacaaaaatacaaaatgtcTGATGAAGATGGTGAAGGTGATGATGTTGATGCCATGGAAGATGAAGAT ACTGGTGAAGTAAGTGTTTTAGGCCCTAATGTAGtagcagagactactgagaaGATTAAGAAGATTCGGGAGAGGATTCTAACGGCACAGAGTCGACAGAAAAGCTATGCGAATCAGAGAaggaaaccattagaatttgaagTAGGAGAGCATTTATTCCTGAGGGTTACACCGACAACTGGGATCGGAAGAGAAATCAaaacaaagaagttgaatccgaggtatataggaccgtttgagattctgaGGCGATTCGGGCCGGTGGCATATCAAGTAGGTTTGCCACCTCACTTGTCTAACTTGTATGACGTATTCCGCGTGTCACAACTCCGCAAGTACATGTcggatgcggctcatgtgttAGAGCCTGAGTCGGTCGAGTTGAGAGAGAACTTGACATTTCAAGTAACACTAATGAGAattcatgacactagtgtgaagaagCTGTGA